GAGAGGCGCTGATCGCCGCCCTGTCCGCCAATCCGGCCGCCATCGAGCGCCCGATCGTGGTGAAGGGCGACCGCGCCCGCGTCGGCCGTCCGCCGGAGTCGGTGCTGGACATCCTCTGACCCCTTTCCCGTTCCTGACCGGAGCCAGCGCCCCATGACCAGCAAGCACACCGCCGCCGCAGCCGCCGCCGAGCTGTCGACCATCCGCGATTTCCTGCGCTACGGCGTCAGCCGCTTCAACGAGGCCGATCTGGATTACGGCCACGGCACCACCACGGCCTTCGACGAGGCGGTGTTCCTGGTGCTGGAGACGCTGCACCTGCCGGTCGACCAGCTCGACCCCTATCTGGACTCCCGGCTGACCGCGGCGGAGCGTGAGGCGGTGGCCGGCATCCTCCATGCCCGCATCGACACCCGCAAGCCGGCGCCCTACCTGCTGAACAAGGCCTATATCCAGGGCATTCCCTTCTATGTGGACGAGCGGGTGATCGTCCCGCGCTCCTACATCGGCGAGCTGCTGTTCTCCGACCTGTTCGGTGGCGACGACTTCACGCTGGTGGAGGACCCGACCTCGGTGGAGCGGGTGCTGGACCTGTGCACCGGTTCCGGCTGCCTCGCCATCCTGGCCGCCCGCATCTTCCCCGAGGCCCAGGTGGATGCCGTCGACCTGTCGCCCGACGCGCTGGAGGTGGCGAAGCGCAACGTCGCCGACAGCGGCTTCGAGGACCGCATCACCCTGCATCAGGGCGACCTGTTCGCCCCACTGAAGACGCGCAAGTACGACGTCATCATCACCAACCCGCCCTATGTCGATGCCGAGTCGATGGACGCTTTGCCGCCGGAGTTCCGCGCCGAGCCGGAAATGGCGCTGGCCGGTGGCGACGACGGGCTGGACATCGTCCGCCGCATCCTGAAGGAAGCGCCCAAGCACCTGACCCCCGAAGGCGGTCTGCTGTGCGAGTTCGGCACCGGCCGCGAGATCCTGGAGGCGGAGTATCCGCACCTGGATTTCCTGTGGCTGCAGACCGCCAACAGCTTCGGCGAGGTGTTCTGGCTGACGCGGGAGCAGCTGAAGGCCGGGAAGTAAGGGGTGTGGGGTGACTTCCACCCTTCCATATCTCTTGTCGGCGAACGGTTTCCCGGTAACAGTGCTGGGATGACCGTTCGCCTCCTGTTCCTTTCCCTGCTGGGTCTCCTTCTCGCGGCAATGCCGGCCGCGGCGCAGTCCAATGGCTGCGGCGGCTTTCCGCCGACCAAGCTGACGCTCGACACCGTGCTGGCGCCGATCAAGCGCGACGACAGCCTGTCGATCGCCCAGCTCACCCGGCTTCCGGGGCGGACGCCGGGGCCGGTCAGCACCACCGACAGCCATGTGCTGGGGCTGACCCAGGCGCGTTACGGCGAGCAGTCGCAGGTGCAGGCGCTGTTCAAGTCGATGGGCGACGGCACCTATTGCGCGTCGGCCAGCGCGCTGACCATCAGCTTCGGCTTTCAGCAGCGCATCGTCCATGTCGCCGGCGAGATCCCCATCGGGTCCTGCCTGCATGGCGAGGTTCTGGCCCATGAGATGCGCCATGTCGCGGTGGACGAGGCGCTGCTGAACGAGATGATGCCGCAGATCCGCAGCCGTCTGGAGCAGGTGATCGACGGGATGGCGCCGGTGCGCTCGCGCAGCCAGACCCAGGCGATGGCGGCGATCCGCCGTCCGCTCGAATCGGCGATGCGGCGGATCATGCAGGAGTTCGGCCGCGAGCGCGACCGCCGGCAGGCCAAGGTCGATACGGTCGAGGAGTATGAGCGGGTCAGCCGCGTCTGCAACGGCGAGGCCCGCGAGTATCTGCCGAAGCCGGCCGTGCGGCGGGCGATGCGCCAGGGCTGAGGTCGGTCAGCGCTTGCGCCGCCGCCGGTCGGTGGCATGGCCGTCGACGAACTCCGGCGGCTTGCGGCGGACCCAGCGGATGAAGGCGGCGATGTCGGGATGGCCGCGCAGCGCGTCGATCTCGTGATAGTGGTCGCGCAACTGCTGTTCGGTCAGCACCGCGTGAATCTTCGCATGGCAGATGCGGTGCATCGTCACCGTTTCCCGGCCGCCGTAGGTGCGCGGGATCAGGTGGTGCTCGTTCAGGCTGGCGCCCGGCACCATCGGCCGGCCGCAGAGCGGGCAGGCGGGGCCGTCGGGCTGGGCCGCCGGCGCAGACTTGTGGGAAAACGGATAATCCGGAAGGCGCATATCTGTTGGAACCGCTGATCACTGCCCATGTTGGCAATCTAGGAGAGGCCATAATCGATATGGTCCGCAACCTCCAGGAGGCCACTGTGAACGATTCCAAATCACAGCCTCGTGACCAGACGCATGGCGGCGACAAGGCGGCCGTTACCCAGACCGCCGCCGGCCAGACAGCCGATTGCACACAGTACGGCCAGGCCGCCGGATCGCCCGGCGGGCGTGGCGGCACCAGCTGCTACGGCGGCATCCAGCGGGTCCAGCCGCGCACGGCGACCGCCGCGACGCCGTCCCCTGACAAGGACCGTTACGCCAAATAGAAAAGGGGGAGCCGCGCGAACGGCTCCCCCTTTTTTGCTGCCTGTCGAGCGTCAGGCCGCCTTCTTCTCGGCAATCAGCTGGACGAAGCGGTCGAACAGATAGTGGCTGTCCTGCGGGCCGGGCGAGGCTTCCGGGTGGTACTGCACCGAGAAGACCGGCTTGCCCTTCAGGCGGATGCCCTCGTTGGTGCCGTCGAACAGGCTGACATGGGTGACCTCGGCGTCGGCCGGCAGGGTCTCCGGAACGACGACGAAGCCGTGGTTCTGGCTGGTGATCTCCACCCGGCCGGAGGCGAGGTCCTTCACCGGATGGTTGGCGCCACGGTGGCCCAGCGCCATCTTGGTGGTCTTGGCGCCCAGCGCCAGCGACAGCATCTGGTGGCCGAGGCAGATGCCGAACATCGGCACGCCGGTGTCGAGCAGGCCCTTGATCGTCGGCACGGCATATTCGCCGGTGGCGGCGGGGTCGCCGGGGCCGTTGGACAGGAAGACGCCGTCCGGCTGGTGGCGCATCACGTCCTCGACCGTGGCGGTCGACGGAACCACCGTCACCTTGCAGCCGGCGGCGGCGAGGCAGCGCAGGATGTTGCGCTTGGCACCGTAATCGATGGCGACGACATGGTACTGCGGCTTGTCCTGGGTGGCGTAGCCGCCGCCGATGGTCCAGCCGGCTTCGGTCCAGTCATAGGTCTGGCGGCAGGACACGTCCTTGGCCAGATCCATGCCTTCCAGACCCGGCCAGCCCTTGGCCTTGGCAATCAGCGCCTCGATGTCGAACTTGCCGTCCGGCGCATGGGCGACGACGCCGTTGGGCGCGCCCAGGTCGCGGATGCGGCGGGTCAGGCGGCGGGTGTCGACGCCGGCCAGACCGATGAGGCCGTAGCTCTTCAGCCAGTCGTCCAGGTGGCGGGTGGCGCGCCAGTTCGACGGGTCGGTGATGTCGGCGCGCAGGATCAGGCCGCGGGCGGCCGGCGTGACCGTCTCGATGTCCTCGGCGTTGGCGCCGGTGTTGCCGATGTGCGGGAAGGTGAAGGTGATGATCTGGCCGGCATAGCTGGGATCGGTCAGGATCTCCTGATAGCCGGTCATGGAGGTGTTGAAGCACACCTCGCCCACCGAATCCCCCGTGGCGCCGATGCCTCGGCCGCGGAACACCGTGCCGTCGGCCAGGACCAGGACGCCGGTGTGAACCGCATTGTCGGAGGGGGGAGTGGCGAGAGTCATTCCTGTGAACCTTCCCAAAAACCGCGGCCGGCGACGGATCGGGTGATCGGCGGAACGGCGACGGCCTAGCGTCCCGCCGGGCGCGCACACGCAACCGCTCGCACCCCATATCCGCCCTGGCGGGCGATGACGTGGGATCGAGTGGGCTGATCGGGTGGGCCGGACATCCTATATGACGATTGGCGGCCGGATTTCCAGCAATAGCTTTGCAAGGCGGCCCTGATCCGCGGACAAAGTCGGAGGGTTCCGGGCGGCCATTCGCCGGATGGGGCTTTTGCCATGGAAATCGACGGCCATTTTCGGAATAGTCGGCTGTCCGGCCGGAGCCTTTCGATCCCGGCCCGCTCCCGGCCCGACGAACCAAGGAAGACAGGACATGACGCTGCGCACGCAGTTCAACGACAGCCTTAAGGATGCGATGCGCGCGAAGGACCAGCGCGCGGTGTCCACCATCCGCATGATCCTCGCCGGCCTGAAGGACCGCGACATCGCCGCCCGCTCGCGCGGCGTGACCGACGGCATCGACGAGGCGGAGATCCTGTCGATGCTGCAGACACTGGTGAAGCAGCGCAACGAATCGGCGGGGCTGTACGATCAGGGCGGCCGTCCCGAACTGGCGCAGCAGGAGCGCGAGGAGATCGCCGTCATCGAACGCTTCCTGCCCAAGCAGATGAGCGAGGAGGAGTCCACGGCCGCCATCGACGCCATCGTGACCGAACTGGGCGCCTCCAGCATCAAGGACATGGGCAAGGTGATGGCCGAGCTGAAGGCCCGCCATGCCGGCCAGATGGACTTTGCCAAGGCCGGCGGTCTGGTGAAGGCCCGGGTGTCCGGGAAATAAGGGGCGCTGGCCGCCGCGGGGCGACTCAGGCTAGGCTTGAGGTCTGATGCGACCCGTGGCAGTCGGGCAGGAGGACGGTGGAATGGTCGCGGTCCGCAAATCCAGCTTTTCAGGCATGACCGTCGCGGAGTTCCTGGACTGGAACGGCGACGGCACCGACACGCGCTATGAGCTGGTGAACGGCGAACCGCGGGCCATGGCGCCGGCGAGCGCCACACACGCCTATCTGCAAGTGGCGCTGGCCCGGCTGATCGAAGGCCATCTGATCGACCGCGGCAGCCCCTGCCGGACCGCAACCGAAGCGCCGGTGGTGCCCGGCCTGTCCAGCAACGCCAACCTGAGGGTTCCCGATCTGGCGGTAACCTGTGCTCCCGACGATCCGGACGGACGCCTGCTTCCCGATCCTGTCCTGATCGTGGAGATCCTGTCGCCTGGCAACGAGCGCGACACCCGCGGCAATCTCTGGGCCTACGCCTCGATTCCCAGCGTTCAGGAAATCCTGTTCGTCCACTCCACCCGTGTCGGGGCCGAACTGCACCGCCGGCGCAATGGCGACTGGCCGGCCGATCCGATCATCATCGGGCCGGACGACGAACTGGTTCTGGCCTGCATCGGATTCCGCGCGCCGCTGATCCAGGTCTATGCCCGTACCCGCTTGGTGCGGCAGCCGGACTGACGCACTCCACTTGCGCCATCTGCACCCTTGGGACCGGCGGCGCTGGTTCCCATACTATGCCTCTGCTATAGCCTAGCGCCCATCGCCTCCGCCCCTTGTTCCTGCCCCTTGGCCTTCGTACCCCGGTGACCGTTCGACCATGGCTTTCCCGCCCCAATTCCTGGAAGAACTGCGCACCCGGCTGACCTTGTCGGAAGTGGTTTCCAAGCGGCTGCGGCTGATCCGCGCCGGCCGCGAGTACAAGGCTCCCTGTCCCTTCCACAATGAGAAGTCGCCGTCCTTCTACGTCAACGACCAGAAGGGCTTCTTCCATTGCTTCGGCTGCGGCGCCCATGGCGACATCATCGGTTTCGTCATGCGCCACGACAACCTCGGCTTTCCCGATGCGGTCGAGCATTTGGCCGGCGAGGCCGGCTTGCCGGTTCCGCGCCCGACGGAGGAGGACCGGCAGCGCTATGAGCGGCGCAAGACCCTGCACGACCTCGTCGAGCAGGCGGCGCGCTGGTTCGAGCAGCAGTTGCACACGCCCGCCGGGCGGCCGGGGCTGGACTATTTCATGCGGCGCGGGCTGGACGGCGAGACCATCGCCCGCTTCCGGCTGGGCTATGCCCCCGGCGATTCGAACGCGCTGCGCACCTATCTTGGGAAGCAGGGTTTTTCCGACGAGGACATGGTCAATGCCGGGCTGCTGAAGCGGCCGGACGACGGCCGGGCGCCCTACAGCTTCTTCCGGAACCGGGTGATGTTCCCGGTCACCGACCGGCGCGGGCAGGTGGTCGCCTTCGGCGGGCGCATCCTGGAAGGCGACGGGCCGAAATACGTCAACACCGCCGACACCCCGCTCTTCCACAAGGGCACGCTGCTCTACGGGCTGTCGCGGGCACGGCAGGCGGCGGCGGACGGCAAGCCGGTGATCGTCGCCGAAGGCTATATGGATGTGATCGCGCTGGTCCGCGCCGGCTTCGAGGGCGCCGTGGCGCCGCTGGGCACCGCGCTGACCGAGACGCAGGTGCAGGAGCTGTGGAAGCTGATCCCGGCGGCGGAGAAGGTGCCTTTCCTGTGCTTCGACGGCGACAATGCCGGCCGCCGCGCGGCATGGCGGGCGGTGGAGCGCATTTTGCCACACCTCGCCCCCGGCCAGTCGGCCCGCGTCGCCTTCCTGCCGGAGGGCGAGGACCCCGACAGCCTGATCCGCGCCAGCGGCGCCAAGGCGATGGGGGCGGTGCTGGAGGCGGCCATCCCGCTGTCCGACGCCCTGTGGCGGATGGAGAGCGAGGGCCGGCCGACCGACACGCCGGAGGCCAAGGCCGCGGTGAAGGCGGCGCTGGAGGCCCGCGTCGCCACCATCGCCGACCGCGACGTCCAGAGCTTCTACCGCACCGAGATGCGCCGCCGTGTCGACGAGGCCTTCGCCCCGGTGC
The Azospirillum sp. TSA2s DNA segment above includes these coding regions:
- the prmB gene encoding 50S ribosomal protein L3 N(5)-glutamine methyltransferase; this translates as MTSKHTAAAAAAELSTIRDFLRYGVSRFNEADLDYGHGTTTAFDEAVFLVLETLHLPVDQLDPYLDSRLTAAEREAVAGILHARIDTRKPAPYLLNKAYIQGIPFYVDERVIVPRSYIGELLFSDLFGGDDFTLVEDPTSVERVLDLCTGSGCLAILAARIFPEAQVDAVDLSPDALEVAKRNVADSGFEDRITLHQGDLFAPLKTRKYDVIITNPPYVDAESMDALPPEFRAEPEMALAGGDDGLDIVRRILKEAPKHLTPEGGLLCEFGTGREILEAEYPHLDFLWLQTANSFGEVFWLTREQLKAGK
- a CDS encoding HNH endonuclease yields the protein MRLPDYPFSHKSAPAAQPDGPACPLCGRPMVPGASLNEHHLIPRTYGGRETVTMHRICHAKIHAVLTEQQLRDHYHEIDALRGHPDIAAFIRWVRRKPPEFVDGHATDRRRRKR
- the carA gene encoding glutamine-hydrolyzing carbamoyl-phosphate synthase small subunit translates to MTLATPPSDNAVHTGVLVLADGTVFRGRGIGATGDSVGEVCFNTSMTGYQEILTDPSYAGQIITFTFPHIGNTGANAEDIETVTPAARGLILRADITDPSNWRATRHLDDWLKSYGLIGLAGVDTRRLTRRIRDLGAPNGVVAHAPDGKFDIEALIAKAKGWPGLEGMDLAKDVSCRQTYDWTEAGWTIGGGYATQDKPQYHVVAIDYGAKRNILRCLAAAGCKVTVVPSTATVEDVMRHQPDGVFLSNGPGDPAATGEYAVPTIKGLLDTGVPMFGICLGHQMLSLALGAKTTKMALGHRGANHPVKDLASGRVEITSQNHGFVVVPETLPADAEVTHVSLFDGTNEGIRLKGKPVFSVQYHPEASPGPQDSHYLFDRFVQLIAEKKAA
- a CDS encoding GatB/YqeY domain-containing protein; the encoded protein is MTLRTQFNDSLKDAMRAKDQRAVSTIRMILAGLKDRDIAARSRGVTDGIDEAEILSMLQTLVKQRNESAGLYDQGGRPELAQQEREEIAVIERFLPKQMSEEESTAAIDAIVTELGASSIKDMGKVMAELKARHAGQMDFAKAGGLVKARVSGK
- a CDS encoding Uma2 family endonuclease → MVAVRKSSFSGMTVAEFLDWNGDGTDTRYELVNGEPRAMAPASATHAYLQVALARLIEGHLIDRGSPCRTATEAPVVPGLSSNANLRVPDLAVTCAPDDPDGRLLPDPVLIVEILSPGNERDTRGNLWAYASIPSVQEILFVHSTRVGAELHRRRNGDWPADPIIIGPDDELVLACIGFRAPLIQVYARTRLVRQPD
- the dnaG gene encoding DNA primase; the encoded protein is MAFPPQFLEELRTRLTLSEVVSKRLRLIRAGREYKAPCPFHNEKSPSFYVNDQKGFFHCFGCGAHGDIIGFVMRHDNLGFPDAVEHLAGEAGLPVPRPTEEDRQRYERRKTLHDLVEQAARWFEQQLHTPAGRPGLDYFMRRGLDGETIARFRLGYAPGDSNALRTYLGKQGFSDEDMVNAGLLKRPDDGRAPYSFFRNRVMFPVTDRRGQVVAFGGRILEGDGPKYVNTADTPLFHKGTLLYGLSRARQAAADGKPVIVAEGYMDVIALVRAGFEGAVAPLGTALTETQVQELWKLIPAAEKVPFLCFDGDNAGRRAAWRAVERILPHLAPGQSARVAFLPEGEDPDSLIRASGAKAMGAVLEAAIPLSDALWRMESEGRPTDTPEAKAAVKAALEARVATIADRDVQSFYRTEMRRRVDEAFAPVRQGYNRAPWVPGQGRGRFGEAPRRHVPGMPGRLTSKPVGEGRGRASRLASMRERILLATLINHPELFGELAEPLGLLPFGDPELEKLRWAVMECLSDDRNHDSTLDAAALCRHLSSAGHETMVGALLGESTYVHAGFARPDASTEDARKGWWPAWRHLHHERVLDDLREAKAALTRDNSEANFARVVALQQEVIRSGLGFADDSDFDDV